In a genomic window of Curtobacterium sp. MCBD17_035:
- the sdhC gene encoding succinate dehydrogenase, cytochrome b556 subunit, whose translation MAEQTAVHDEPGGATALAAPVGPTSAPTPRPPRAPSGTLYRGGAGMWSWVLHRITGVAIYFFLLVHILDTALVRLSPAAYDAVIGTYKTPIMNLGETGLVMAIVFHAINGLRIVAVDFWSKGPQYQRLMFWIVVGIWVVLIAGFLPTQIMNLVADLH comes from the coding sequence CGCTGTGCACGACGAACCCGGTGGCGCGACGGCACTCGCGGCGCCGGTCGGTCCCACGTCGGCACCGACACCGCGACCACCGCGGGCCCCGTCGGGCACGCTCTACCGCGGCGGCGCCGGCATGTGGTCGTGGGTGCTGCACCGCATCACGGGCGTCGCGATCTACTTCTTCCTGCTCGTGCACATCCTGGACACGGCCCTCGTCCGACTCTCGCCCGCCGCGTACGACGCCGTCATCGGCACGTACAAGACGCCGATCATGAACCTCGGCGAGACCGGCCTCGTGATGGCGATCGTCTTCCACGCGATCAACGGCCTGCGCATCGTCGCGGTCGACTTCTGGAGCAAGGGACCGCAGTACCAGCGGCTCATGTTCTGGATCGTGGTCGGGATCTGGGTGGTGCTCATCGCGGGCTTCCTGCCGACCCAGATCATGAACCTCGTGGCCGACCTGCACTGA
- the sdhD gene encoding succinate dehydrogenase, hydrophobic membrane anchor protein, protein MTTETVEAPRSAPAARRTTNWEKWGWIYMRASGIVLVVLIFGHLFINMVAGGGVKQIDFAFVAGKWASPLWQVWDTLMLWLALIHGSNGMRTIINDYVGRPAVRRTLLGAVLVACVVLIALGTLVCWTFDPCPAGAAAADLPSFCPAH, encoded by the coding sequence ATGACCACCGAGACCGTCGAGGCCCCGCGTTCCGCCCCGGCCGCCCGCCGCACCACCAACTGGGAGAAGTGGGGCTGGATCTACATGCGCGCGTCGGGGATCGTCCTCGTCGTGCTCATCTTCGGGCACCTGTTCATCAACATGGTCGCCGGGGGTGGCGTCAAGCAGATCGACTTCGCCTTCGTCGCCGGCAAGTGGGCGAGTCCGCTCTGGCAGGTGTGGGACACGCTCATGCTGTGGCTCGCGCTCATCCACGGCTCGAACGGCATGCGCACGATCATCAACGACTACGTCGGGCGACCGGCCGTGCGGCGCACCCTGCTCGGCGCCGTGCTCGTCGCGTGCGTCGTGCTGATCGCGCTCGGCACGCTCGTCTGCTGGACGTTCGACCCGTGCCCGGCGGGTGCCGCGGCCGCCGACCTGCCGTCGTTCTGCCCCGCGCACTGA
- the sdhA gene encoding succinate dehydrogenase flavoprotein subunit yields the protein MTDTTAAPTSSVVDGVHHHQFDIVIIGAGGAGMRAAIEAGPQANTAVISKLYPTRSHTGAAQGGMAAALANVEEDSWEWHTFDTIKGGDYLVDQDAAEILAKEAIDAVIDLENMGLPFNRTPEGKIDQRRFGGHTRDHGKAPVRRACYAADRTGHMILQTLFQNCVKLGVNFFNEFYALDLVMAEVTGDDGVTREQPVGVVAFELATGELHVFHAKALIFATGGFGKIYKTTSNAHTLTGDGVGIVWRSGLPLEDMEFFQFHPTGLAGLGILLTEGARGEGAILRNASGERFMERYAPTIKDLAPRDIVARCMVQEVAEGRGAGPNKDYVLLDCTHLGAEVLETKLPDITEFARTYLGVDPVTEPVPVMPTAHYAMGGIPTNTNAEVLRDNDTVVPGLYAAGECACVSVHGSNRLGTNSLLDINVFGKRSGNNAAAYVQTAEFVPLPEDPAGNVRRMLEQLRASTGTERVASLRKELQDEMDKNAQVFRTDESLAKVTATIHELRERYLQVSVQDKGKRFNTDLLEAVELGFLLDLAEVVVFSARNRKESRGGHMRDDYPKRDDENYMQHTMAYLTGDPHSSLADDHITLDWKPVVITRYQPMERKY from the coding sequence GTGACCGACACCACCGCTGCACCCACGAGCTCCGTCGTCGACGGGGTCCACCACCACCAGTTCGACATCGTCATCATCGGCGCGGGAGGCGCCGGCATGCGAGCGGCGATCGAGGCCGGCCCGCAGGCGAACACAGCCGTGATCTCGAAGCTGTACCCGACGCGATCCCACACGGGCGCGGCGCAGGGCGGCATGGCAGCGGCGCTCGCCAACGTGGAAGAGGACTCCTGGGAGTGGCACACGTTCGACACGATCAAGGGCGGTGACTACCTGGTCGACCAGGACGCCGCCGAGATCCTGGCGAAGGAGGCCATCGACGCGGTCATCGACCTCGAGAACATGGGGCTGCCCTTCAACCGGACGCCCGAGGGCAAGATCGACCAGCGTCGGTTCGGCGGCCACACGCGCGACCACGGCAAGGCGCCGGTGCGCCGCGCCTGCTACGCGGCGGACCGCACGGGCCACATGATCCTGCAGACGCTGTTCCAGAACTGCGTCAAGCTGGGCGTCAACTTCTTCAACGAGTTCTACGCCCTCGACCTCGTCATGGCCGAGGTCACGGGCGATGACGGCGTCACCCGCGAGCAGCCGGTCGGCGTCGTCGCGTTCGAGCTCGCGACGGGCGAGCTCCACGTGTTCCACGCCAAGGCGTTGATCTTCGCGACCGGCGGGTTCGGCAAGATCTACAAGACGACCTCGAACGCCCACACCCTCACCGGCGACGGTGTCGGCATCGTGTGGCGTTCCGGCCTGCCGCTCGAGGACATGGAGTTCTTCCAGTTCCACCCGACGGGCCTGGCGGGCCTCGGCATCCTGCTCACGGAGGGCGCCCGCGGTGAGGGCGCGATCCTCCGCAACGCCTCCGGCGAGCGTTTCATGGAGCGCTACGCACCGACCATCAAGGACCTCGCGCCCCGCGACATCGTCGCAAGGTGCATGGTGCAAGAGGTCGCGGAGGGCCGCGGAGCCGGCCCGAACAAGGACTACGTCCTGCTCGACTGCACGCACCTGGGGGCCGAGGTCCTCGAGACCAAGCTCCCGGACATCACCGAGTTCGCGCGCACGTACCTCGGTGTCGACCCGGTGACGGAGCCCGTGCCGGTGATGCCGACCGCGCACTACGCCATGGGGGGCATCCCGACGAACACGAACGCCGAGGTCCTGCGGGACAACGACACCGTGGTGCCGGGCCTCTACGCCGCCGGCGAGTGTGCCTGCGTGTCCGTGCACGGGTCGAACCGGCTCGGCACGAACTCGTTGCTCGACATCAACGTGTTCGGCAAGCGGAGCGGCAACAACGCGGCGGCGTACGTGCAGACCGCGGAGTTCGTCCCGCTCCCCGAGGACCCGGCGGGCAACGTGCGCCGCATGCTCGAGCAGCTGCGGGCCTCCACGGGCACCGAGCGCGTGGCGAGCCTCCGCAAGGAGTTGCAGGACGAGATGGACAAGAACGCCCAGGTGTTCCGCACGGACGAGTCGCTCGCCAAGGTGACGGCGACCATCCACGAGCTGCGCGAGCGGTACCTGCAGGTCTCCGTCCAGGACAAGGGCAAGCGGTTCAACACCGACCTGCTCGAGGCCGTCGAGCTCGGGTTCCTGCTCGACCTCGCCGAGGTCGTCGTGTTCTCCGCCCGGAACCGCAAGGAGTCCCGTGGCGGCCACATGCGCGACGACTACCCGAAGCGCGACGACGAGAACTACATGCAGCACACCATGGCGTACCTGACGGGCGATCCGCACTCCTCGCTCGCGGACGACCACATCACACTCGACTGGAAGCCCGTGGTCATCACCCGGTACCAGCCGATGGAGAGGAAGTACTGA
- a CDS encoding succinate dehydrogenase iron-sulfur subunit, whose translation MTDTLVSDAPASRTEDRTAPPGSFPVTLMVRRFDPDVDTEPHWQEFGVMMLPTDRILDALHQVKWEQDGSLTFRRSCAHGVCGSDAMRINGRNRLACKTLIKDLDVSKPIYVEAIKGLPLEKDLVVDMEPFFASYREVQPFLQSKSAPQKGKERVQSVAERERFDDTTKCILCAACTSSCPVFWTDGQYFGPAAIVNAHRFIFDSRDDEAKVRLDILNDKEGVWRCRTTFNCTDACPRGIQVTKAIAEVKQALVRGRA comes from the coding sequence ATGACCGACACGCTGGTCAGCGACGCCCCCGCGAGCCGCACCGAGGACCGCACCGCGCCTCCCGGCTCGTTCCCGGTGACCCTCATGGTCCGCCGGTTCGACCCGGACGTCGACACCGAGCCGCACTGGCAGGAGTTCGGCGTGATGATGCTGCCGACGGACCGGATCCTCGACGCCCTGCATCAGGTGAAGTGGGAGCAGGACGGTTCGCTGACCTTCCGCCGGTCGTGTGCACACGGTGTCTGCGGCTCGGACGCCATGCGCATCAACGGCCGGAACCGGCTCGCCTGCAAGACGCTGATCAAGGACCTCGACGTGTCGAAGCCGATCTACGTCGAGGCGATCAAGGGCCTGCCGCTCGAGAAGGACCTCGTCGTCGACATGGAGCCGTTCTTCGCCTCCTACCGCGAGGTCCAGCCGTTCCTGCAGTCGAAGTCCGCCCCGCAGAAGGGCAAGGAGCGCGTGCAGTCCGTCGCCGAGCGTGAGCGCTTCGACGACACGACGAAGTGCATCCTGTGCGCGGCGTGCACGTCCTCGTGCCCGGTGTTCTGGACCGACGGGCAGTACTTCGGTCCGGCCGCGATCGTCAACGCGCACCGGTTCATCTTCGACTCCCGCGACGACGAGGCGAAGGTCCGTCTCGACATCCTCAACGACAAGGAGGGCGTGTGGCGCTGCCGCACGACCTTCAACTGCACCGACGCCTGCCCGCGGGGCATCCAGGTCACCAAGGCGATCGCAGAGGTCAAGCAGGCACTCGTCCGAGGCCGCGCCTAG
- a CDS encoding TNT domain-containing protein has protein sequence MTFADVRPTLDQLGYTDRYVVLPGEHPLDEPVEGALRIVPVDAASAHGQDWALEVVDYGNPRRLAVARSEDDAVEMLRRFLNRPFPPARDVRQSELDALRDRAGATYPQLAAQAHGAGNAGLTIQIPAGIPVDRVGGPDGYLLHPLDTPLPARSLPPHAMQRPDVHRYVTDRPFLVNVRLVQPWFDQPGGALRFAIADPGVTVRDLVVDGSLVRLRVV, from the coding sequence ATGACCTTCGCGGACGTCCGCCCCACGCTCGATCAGCTCGGCTACACCGACCGGTACGTGGTGCTCCCCGGGGAGCACCCGCTCGACGAGCCGGTCGAGGGAGCCCTGCGGATCGTGCCGGTCGACGCCGCGTCGGCGCACGGGCAGGACTGGGCCCTCGAGGTCGTTGACTACGGCAACCCCCGCCGATTGGCCGTGGCCCGCAGTGAGGACGACGCGGTCGAGATGCTCCGGCGGTTCCTCAACCGTCCGTTCCCGCCGGCCCGCGACGTCCGGCAGTCCGAACTCGACGCCCTCCGCGATCGTGCGGGCGCCACGTACCCGCAGCTCGCCGCGCAGGCGCACGGCGCGGGCAACGCGGGCCTGACGATCCAGATCCCAGCCGGGATCCCCGTCGACCGCGTCGGCGGTCCCGACGGTTACCTGCTGCACCCCCTGGACACACCGCTCCCCGCTCGGTCACTGCCGCCGCACGCGATGCAGCGCCCGGACGTGCACCGCTACGTGACGGACCGGCCGTTCCTCGTGAACGTCCGGCTCGTGCAGCCCTGGTTCGACCAGCCCGGCGGTGCGTTGCGGTTCGCGATCGCCGATCCCGGGGTGACGGTGCGCGACCTCGTGGTCGATGGTTCGCTCGTCCGACTCCGGGTCGTCTGA
- a CDS encoding NADP-dependent oxidoreductase: MAKRWIAPEFGGVEVFEFVETTVPEPRAGEVTISVRAAGVNPADYKHTQGGPNADRSQLPMGIGYEVAGVISAIGPGTTIASGGGSTGDRVIAFRVDGGYATDITVPAHDVFAAPDTLDDAAAANLFLAGTTAADVLRVVHPGEGDTVLVHGASGAVGVSVLQQARQRGVRLIGTASEANAETVRRFGGEPVAYGEGLADRVRALAPEGVAAAIDCVGTDEAVDVSLELVADRDRIVTIAAHGRAQQDGFRAVGGAQPESAAFRDSVRQQLVDMAASGELVVPVARTWPLADAVEALRFLQEGHPGGKLALVP; this comes from the coding sequence ATGGCCAAGCGGTGGATCGCGCCGGAGTTCGGCGGCGTCGAGGTGTTCGAGTTCGTGGAGACGACCGTGCCGGAGCCCCGCGCGGGTGAGGTGACGATCAGCGTCCGGGCGGCCGGCGTCAACCCCGCCGACTACAAGCACACCCAGGGCGGTCCGAACGCCGACCGCTCCCAGTTGCCGATGGGGATCGGGTACGAGGTCGCGGGCGTCATCAGCGCCATCGGACCGGGGACGACGATCGCGTCCGGTGGTGGGAGCACCGGCGACCGCGTCATCGCGTTCCGGGTCGACGGCGGCTACGCGACGGACATCACCGTCCCGGCGCACGACGTGTTCGCGGCGCCGGACACCCTCGACGATGCCGCGGCGGCGAACCTGTTCCTCGCCGGGACGACGGCGGCCGACGTGCTGCGGGTCGTCCACCCGGGCGAGGGCGACACGGTGCTCGTGCACGGTGCGTCCGGAGCGGTCGGGGTCAGCGTGCTCCAGCAGGCGCGACAGCGGGGCGTCCGCCTGATCGGCACCGCGTCGGAGGCGAACGCCGAGACGGTACGGCGGTTCGGCGGCGAGCCCGTGGCGTACGGCGAGGGGTTGGCCGACCGGGTGCGCGCGCTCGCACCGGAGGGTGTCGCGGCGGCCATCGACTGTGTCGGCACCGACGAGGCGGTCGACGTGTCGCTCGAGCTCGTGGCCGACCGCGACCGCATCGTGACCATCGCGGCGCACGGTCGTGCCCAGCAGGACGGCTTCCGGGCCGTGGGCGGTGCGCAGCCCGAGAGTGCCGCCTTCCGGGACTCGGTGCGGCAGCAGCTCGTGGACATGGCGGCGTCGGGGGAGCTCGTCGTGCCGGTCGCCCGGACATGGCCGCTCGCCGACGCCGTCGAGGCGCTGCGGTTCCTGCAGGAAGGCCACCCGGGCGGCAAGCTCGCACTCGTCCCCTGA
- a CDS encoding mannitol-1-phosphate 5-dehydrogenase, with protein MSVAVHFGAGNIGRGFVGLLLHEAGYEVVFADVAAPLIDALAAADSYTVHEVGAGAQDHVVTGFRAVNSAQDEAGVVAEVAAADVVTCAVGPTVLRFIAPVIARGLVERDPGTAPLAVMACENAINATDRLREFIVDALPEGERDAALAKAVFANTAVDRIVPAQPADAGLDVTVETYFEWAIDRTPFAGTEPTIPGAHYVDGLAASIERKLFTVNTGHATVAYHGYLAGADKISDAIAIPAVRSALESVLGETSDLLVRRHELDPEVHRAYVTAIIARFENPHLPDTVTRVGRQPLRKLSRDERFVSPGAALAEEGVEPTALLDAMGAALRFDVPDDEQSVELQALLRSDASDTDVAQQITGLEAGHPFLAPFIDRVAAVRA; from the coding sequence GTGAGCGTCGCCGTCCACTTCGGTGCCGGCAACATCGGGCGCGGCTTCGTCGGGCTCCTGCTCCACGAGGCCGGGTACGAGGTCGTCTTCGCCGACGTCGCCGCGCCGCTCATCGACGCACTCGCGGCCGCCGACTCGTACACGGTGCACGAGGTCGGCGCCGGTGCGCAGGACCACGTCGTGACGGGCTTCCGCGCGGTGAACAGCGCTCAGGACGAGGCCGGCGTGGTCGCCGAGGTGGCCGCGGCCGACGTCGTCACGTGCGCCGTCGGGCCCACCGTGCTCCGGTTCATCGCCCCGGTCATCGCGCGCGGCCTCGTCGAGCGCGACCCGGGGACAGCGCCGCTCGCCGTGATGGCGTGCGAGAACGCGATCAACGCGACCGACCGCCTCCGCGAGTTCATCGTCGACGCACTGCCCGAGGGCGAGCGGGACGCGGCGCTCGCCAAGGCGGTGTTCGCGAACACCGCCGTCGACCGTATCGTCCCGGCACAGCCGGCCGACGCGGGCCTCGACGTCACCGTCGAGACCTACTTCGAGTGGGCGATCGACCGCACGCCGTTCGCCGGCACGGAGCCCACGATCCCCGGAGCGCACTACGTCGACGGGCTCGCCGCGTCGATCGAGCGGAAGCTCTTCACCGTCAACACCGGGCACGCGACCGTGGCCTACCACGGGTACCTCGCCGGTGCGGACAAGATCTCGGACGCGATCGCGATCCCCGCGGTCCGGTCGGCCCTCGAGTCCGTGCTCGGCGAGACGAGCGACCTGCTCGTCCGTCGGCACGAGCTCGACCCCGAGGTGCACCGCGCCTACGTGACGGCCATCATCGCCCGCTTCGAGAACCCGCACCTGCCCGACACGGTGACGCGGGTCGGGCGGCAGCCGCTCCGCAAGCTCTCGCGCGACGAGCGCTTCGTGTCGCCCGGGGCTGCCCTCGCCGAGGAGGGCGTCGAGCCGACCGCGCTGCTCGACGCCATGGGCGCCGCGCTCCGCTTCGACGTCCCGGACGACGAGCAGAGCGTCGAACTCCAGGCCCTGCTCCGATCGGATGCCTCGGACACGGACGTCGCGCAGCAGATCACCGGTCTGGAGGCCGGACACCCGTTCCTCGCACCGTTCATCGACCGCGTGGCCGCGGTCCGCGCCTGA